The region cactcaaaattgagctaaggttcatcctgtttccactgatcatccttgagatgtttctacatcttgattggagtccacctgtagtaaattcaattgattggacatgatgtggaaaggcacacacctgtctatataaggtcccactgttgacagtgcatgtcagagcagaaaccaagccatgaagtcaaaggaattgtctgtggaccttcgagacaggattgtatcgaggcacagatctggggaagggtacaaaaaaatgtctacagctttgaaggtcccgaagagcacagtggtctccatcattcgcaaatggaagaagtttggatccaccaggactcttcctagagttggccgcccagccaaactgagcaatcgggggagaagggccttggtcagggaggtgactaagaacccgatggtcactctgacagagctccagcgttcctctgtggagatgggagaaccttccagaaggacaaccatctctgcagcactccaccaatcaggcctttatggtagagtggccagacggaagcctctgctcagtaaaaggcacatgacagcccgcttggagtttgccagaaagcacctaaaggactctgaccatgagaaacaagattctctggtctgatgaaacctagattgaactctttggcctgaatgccaaacgtcacgtctggaggaaaccaggcacctctcatcaccttgctaataccatccctacagtgaagcatggtggtggcagcatcatgctgtggggatgtttttcagtggcaggaactgggagactagtcaggatcgagggaaagatgaatggagcaaagtacagaaatATCTTTGATGAAaatctgctccagagcgctcaggacctcagactggggcaaaggtttacctttcaacatgacaacaaccctaagcagacagccaagacaatgaaggagtggcttcgggacaagtctgtgaatgtccttgagtggcccagccagagcccagacttgaaccccaataaacatctctggaaagacctgaaagacCTGTgtagtgacgctccccatctaaccttacagagctcgagaagatctgcagagaagaatgggagaaataccccaaatataggtgtgccaagtttgtagcttcatacccaagaagacttgaggctgcaatcgctgccaagggtgcctcaaccaagaactgagtaaagggtgtgaatacttatgtacatgcaatatttcagttttttatttttaataaatttgcaaaaatttctagaaaacctttttcgctttgtcattatggggtattgtgagtggatggatgaaaaaaaaagaattcaatccgttttggaataaggctgtaatataacaaaatgttgggaaagtgaaggggtgtgaatactttccggatgcactgtatatatttaCTTCATTCTTCGAAGCAACGAGTCAGTGTTCATTTCTATTTTTTTGAAAATGTCAGACAGTCCCAAAAAATGTTATCAAACCTGTAGCACTGCCACCTCATGGGAGCAAAATAACAATGCTACAACAGCTGAGATGTCCTGATAGGATAAAATACAGCTTACACAAACACATTGGTTTCTTAATGATGTTTACATGGCTATGCACACCTAGTCGTGATTAAGTGTGTGAAATAAGAGAGATGCAATTTTGGCAGGAGTGCAAGCACCACCGTGTTTTGCATGAACCAACATTTCAACAACAGGTGCAGTACAACAAAATATTACACAAATTATAAATTATATACATAGTTAACACACACATAGCATGACACCACAACAATATTCAAAAGTTTTAAAGAGTTTATATAACTTTCAACTATGTTCAAATATGTACAACAGCAAACTACAGCAGTTACCCTGCATTAGCAAGAGCTAGTGAAAGCTTTGTGAGGCATCATCTCCTCTCTCCCGTCACTACAGCAGTATAGGCAGATACACAGTGAAGCAAATACAATGAATTTATTTAATTTAATGTCATTACTGACTACTGACCACTGTTGTTTGTCTCTTTAATGTGTTAACTTTTGTCACACGAACAATAACTTCATAATTAAcaaatactattactactactagaaGAACtagtacttctactactgctactgcgactactactactaataataataataataataataatgatatagttGCTGTTATTATTTGGGGAAATATTAACTCAATGTAAAACACATTCTTGCTTATTTTGTTTTGCAAAACAATACAACATGATAGTCCCAGGACTTCAAGAAAGATAAACGCTATAAAAAAAGCAAATCAAATAAATGATTGAACTGCCGTACAAGTAGCAGTGTAAAACATTGTGCTTTCTTATATGTTTCCGGTAGGGCTTCCTATATGTGCGTTAGTTTGTCTCGTCCCTTGTCCTCTCCTACTGCGGTTAATCTGTTTACACGGAGACGTCGTGAATCACGTAGGATTTAAAATAAGCGAACACCGGAAGTTTTCCTCACGCACGCTGATGTACGCCCGTACCGCGCCGCACTCTCGCGAGACTTGGAAGCTGAGGCAGCAATGGCTGCTGTCCAGAGGCTCCGCAAATGCGTCGTTTCACCGACGGGGAAGCATTCCGCGTCTATTATCTTCTTGCACGGCTCAGGTGTTTTGATATTTTATTACGTATTCCGGATTATATGCGCTCCTAAAGGCGAAGTGTTACGTTAAAGGATGTGTTTAGTTTTATTTAGCGTTGTGGTGAGCGTTGCCGAAAGCTCGCCGGTGTCAACAGAAGGACAACGACACATGCGAGCCTGATGTAGCCGCCGAGGAGCGTGCGGATCAGTGGGGTTAATAAGCTGCACCGAGGGCTTGTTTCTTACAGGTGTCCACGATTACTCAGATATGAAGAGTTCCTCGCAGCCGTTGTTTGTTTAATTAGCTTTATGGCATGTTATTAAAACATCATTCAGGAAATGTTGTCATGATGAGCTGATGTTTTCTTCGAGGGCTCTGTGAGAACTGTCTCTGAAGTCTTCATTATGTGCTGTCTTATTTAGGCTCAACCTGCTTTCACCGAGAATAAAGTCAATTGGAGTTGGATATTTTGTGTCTGTTGTTTGGTGTTGAAATCAATCGATACACAACTACTTAGTACTGATGTACACTGAACAGGATACATGTGTATCAGTTGTGCAGTTTATGTTCAAATGAACTTATTAGCTTACACTGTTGATTATAAACCTTTTGGCTTATACCGTAATTTTTAATGCAGCTCCTATAGCTATCACTCCTGTCCACAAGGCGTGCCCCCTAAACATCTCTACAACTCTGCTACCATGGAAAATTCCCATTTTTTGTTCTTATTCTTTCACAGACTTGTTAACGTCATATGTATTCAACCACATGATCATAATTCTGCCAGCACTTGAAGGAAGCTTATGGTCCAATGGCCCTCTGGAAATTTAATAGAAGGGGGTAGCGTTACACAAAATAGTCTTATATTTTTTCAATGTCTTATTTTAAACTGTAGGTGACACTGGACAGGGATTAAGAGCCTGGGTTCGAGATGTTCTCGTACCAGATCTGGCATTCACCCACATCAGAGTTATTTATCCCACAGCTCCTGCCAGGTACGCTACATCTCACATCCACCACAACTTTCCACATCATCTAGCAGTAGCATGATAAGGTCACAAGCATGAAAGCTCAATTGTCAAGTTTAATAGCTATACATATAAATCGGTCTGTCTATAAACTAAACAGTGTCATTCTTGTCTGAATCCAAACCTCTAGCCAAGTTCTGTCTGTTGCCCCGTCGTAATGTCCTCTGTTGACCCCTAGGCCATACACACCAATGAGAGGGGCACTATCGACAGTGTGGTTTGATCGTCACAAAATCTCACGAGACTGTCCAGAGCACTTGGACTCCATAGATGCCATGTGCAGCACATTGAGGGCCATCATTCAGGATGAGATCAACGCTGGGGTGCCCAAACACAGGATGATCATTGGTATTGTTTTGCTTTTGTCTTCATCATTCAATAGTTTTGCTTAGTGTAGGATTCCTCCATAAACAAGACACGGCCTTCCCACTCTTTCTGTACCTCTATTACTTACAAT is a window of Lampris incognitus isolate fLamInc1 chromosome 9, fLamInc1.hap2, whole genome shotgun sequence DNA encoding:
- the lyplal1 gene encoding lysophospholipase-like protein 1; this translates as MAAVQRLRKCVVSPTGKHSASIIFLHGSGDTGQGLRAWVRDVLVPDLAFTHIRVIYPTAPARPYTPMRGALSTVWFDRHKISRDCPEHLDSIDAMCSTLRAIIQDEINAGVPKHRMIIGGFSMGGALALHLACRYHPDIAGVFALSSFLNKDSVAFQAVEERARAGNSLPELFQCHGTKDNLVLHPWGEDTAELLRKAGMDTTFHSFPGLYHQLSQPELELLRSWILTKLPPD